The Mesorhizobium sp. AR10 genome includes the window TAACAAAGACCAGAGGAGAATGTCATGTCTGCTTACCGCATTCTTTCATCCGTGCCGTCTTCCATCCGCCGTGCGACCCTGCTCGCCGCTGCCGCCTGCGCGCTGGCGCTGCCGGCGCCTGCCCATGCCGACGAGTATGACGCAACCATCAAGGACATCCAGTCGACCATGGGTGGCGTGCCTAGCTTCGTGAAGCAGTTTCCGAAAGCCGGTCTGCCCGGTGCCTGGGCCGAGGTCAAGGCCATCCAACTCAGCGACAAGACGGCGCTCCCGCCGAAGGTCAAGGCGCTGATCTCGCTGGCGGTGGCCGCACAGATCCCGTGCACCTATTGTATCTGGTCGGACACACAGGACGCCAAGCGCGCCGGCGCCAGCGACGAGGAGATCCAGGAGGCGGTGGCAATGGCGGCGCTGACCCGCCACTGGAGCACCATCTTCAACGGCATGCAGGTCGATTTCGACACATTCAAGAAGGAGATGGGCGGGGAGTAACCCTTTGGAGACAGGGCGGCGATGGTCCGGAGAAGCGGGCCATCGCCTACCCTGACCAAGGGCGCTCGTCAGACGATCTCGGCACCAAACGTCGCGGCAGCCTCATCCGCAGCACCAGCCTTGTGCGATTTGTTCTGGCTCCGGCTGATCACGGCTATGCCGGCAAACGCCGCAA containing:
- a CDS encoding carboxymuconolactone decarboxylase family protein, which codes for MSAYRILSSVPSSIRRATLLAAAACALALPAPAHADEYDATIKDIQSTMGGVPSFVKQFPKAGLPGAWAEVKAIQLSDKTALPPKVKALISLAVAAQIPCTYCIWSDTQDAKRAGASDEEIQEAVAMAALTRHWSTIFNGMQVDFDTFKKEMGGE